Proteins from a genomic interval of Schistocerca piceifrons isolate TAMUIC-IGC-003096 chromosome 3, iqSchPice1.1, whole genome shotgun sequence:
- the LOC124789395 gene encoding cuticle protein 18.7-like, translating to MKALVVLSALLAVAVAKPGFLAGGIPGAYAPAAYAPAYAAVPPGGPANIVIGPGGVPVDTPAVAAARGAHLAAVAQTQARDAAANAADAAAAAAGAAFGYAPAVGYAAAAPAVVAPSLGYARYGPANIVIGPGGVPLDTPEVAAAKAANAAAHLEAKARAGIFHG from the exons ATGAAGGCCCTG GTTGTCCTGAGCGCGTTGCTGGCGGTGGCCGTGGCTAAGCCCGGCTTCCTTGCCGGAGGCATCCCCGGCGCTTACGCCCCCGCCGCCTACGCCCCCGCCTACGCCGCTGTGCCCCCAGGCGGCCCCGCCAACATCGTGATCGGCCCCGGCGGAGTGCCAGTGGACACCCCTGCCGTGGCTGCCGCCAGGGGTGCCCACCTGGCCGCCGTTGCGCAGACGCAGGCCCGCGACGCCGCCGCcaacgccgccgacgccgccgcagccgccgccggagCCGCCTTCGGCTACGCCCCCGCTGTCGGCTacgccgctgccgcccccgccgtcgTGGCGCCATCTCTGGGCTACGCGCGCTACGGCCCCGCCAACATCGTCATCGGGCCTGGAGGCGTACCGCTGGACACCCCGGAGGTAGCCGCCGCGAAGGCAGCCAACGCTGCTGCCCACCTGGAAGCCAAGGCCCGTGCCGGCATATTCCATGGCTAG